Within Alphaproteobacteria bacterium, the genomic segment GTCGTAATCAACCAAGCATCTTGAAGAAGTGTCAGAATGTGTTGAGAAAGAGCCGGCGTTCGTGTATTCCCTCGTTTTAACTTTGACAAAGCCATGTCTAATTGTTGAGAAAATTTATCCAATTCAATCTCATAATACCTTAAAATAAAAGCAAAATCTGAATCTGGCATTTCCTGAAGCTTAGACAATAGATGCTCTAATTCAACGGTAAAGTTTGTATTTGAAACGCATCCTTCAGCCGCTAATTCAAAGACCCTTTTACAAAGAGGATTTAATTTCCCCACTAGATTTCGCGTATCAATTGACATCAAATTCCCCGTCACAATAAAATTTAGCCCCCCGAGAGTAGGCTTAGTCAGGATTAATCCACACTTGAGCATCATCCTTTTCAAATGGCTTAGTTTTAAGCCAAGTTGTCCATCCTAGAAGACTGTCCTGTCCCAATCGAGTCTCCGGAACTTCTTCGGCTTGGACCACTAAATTGTAGTCAAATGTCTTTTCCTGACCAATGAATAGATTAACTAGATCATTGGATTGCTGGTAGGCAACCCCTCCTTTCAAAAAAGTTACAAATTTTTTAAAAGGAAGAGGGCCAATTTTCACCGTAAAATGTGTTTGCTGATCCCAAAAGCGTTTTCCAAGAACAGCATTCTGTCCCAATTTTTGAAACTGCCCAGACGTCCCTATGCGCGTATACTGAGATTTAGGAACCTTTATCCACACACCCTGACAGTTGATGACTTCCACTTGCGTTCCAAAATAGCTGCTTAATATAAGCTTTAATTCACCCCCAGAATGAGCCTCTTTCCAGAAGAAACTTGCATATCCCAATAGGGAACGGTCGGGCACAGACGTCCTGTTCTTTAAGGCCGGTATATCATAGCCAATACCGGCAAACGCTCTCAGAGTCTTCCCTATATCCGTCTCTTCAGGCGTTAATTCGGCGATTCCAATTCGATATTTTTTATGGATCCTATATAAGAGCGAAACCAACCGATGATTAAAAACATCTAAAAAATCTCGAAAGCCATAGTCACGCTGGCGCATCCTATCAATGACTTGTTCTGTATAAGGGGTTGGAAGAGGTCCCTGCAGGCCCGAGATTCCGAAAAAGTTAATATGAAGCTCTGGAAGCGCATCATCGTCTCCTGACGTCATGCTATAAAGATCGCTGGCCGGAAAAGCAAAAGAAACCCTAGACTTGATACGAACAGATTCTTTAGCTGGATCACTTCCCTTTCCAAGGGCGATATTGTCCACATTAAGGCGATCCAACAGCTTTATGGCCTGATCAAAATCAAAATTATAGGGTTCGGCGTAAAGATCTTCCTTTACAGAAGGGCTTTTCCGCCCACGTGTGCGGGCCATGTTTTCCAGATTCCTTCTTCTGCGGTTCTCTTAATTGACAATTCTACAAAGGAGTTGATGCTGACATACAGTCTGAAAAAATTATTTAGGACACCAGAAAATAATACTGGGCTGTGCCCTTTTATCGTTTCTCCATCAAAAGTCACAGTTGCTGCCGTTCCCCTAACAAATCCACGCCAAGCTTCCTGCCCAAGTCGGCGAAC encodes:
- the tssG gene encoding type VI secretion system baseplate subunit TssG, yielding MARTRGRKSPSVKEDLYAEPYNFDFDQAIKLLDRLNVDNIALGKGSDPAKESVRIKSRVSFAFPASDLYSMTSGDDDALPELHINFFGISGLQGPLPTPYTEQVIDRMRQRDYGFRDFLDVFNHRLVSLLYRIHKKYRIGIAELTPEETDIGKTLRAFAGIGYDIPALKNRTSVPDRSLLGYASFFWKEAHSGGELKLILSSYFGTQVEVINCQGVWIKVPKSQYTRIGTSGQFQKLGQNAVLGKRFWDQQTHFTVKIGPLPFKKFVTFLKGGVAYQQSNDLVNLFIGQEKTFDYNLVVQAEEVPETRLGQDSLLGWTTWLKTKPFEKDDAQVWINPD